In Entomomonas moraniae, one DNA window encodes the following:
- a CDS encoding tyrosine-type recombinase/integrase encodes MMSLSDKAVRFAKPEKKPYTLSDGQGLSLFVACNVRRSWHFRFSWQGKQYRISLGVFPEVGLAEARALCRDGNELLRKGIDPRAYRQQSNSPAADSRLFHVFAKSWLAFKLKRLDAVFSRERKHGGGQVTAIQIERSLKRDILPFLGDKPLREISRADVWAVQKRIEERGTLAVAKKVRTWLYEIFGYAVALGELELNPVCYLDELALPDRAKRTVNPFLSIAEIPALLVRLGRYRGNLQTRLAIRLLLLTGVRLADLRFAQVQHFYFKQALWHVDVFRGCKVLENPERSRLIKPAYVVPLSSQALGIVRKLCECAFPGQQYLLCHRLDPEQTISENTLNMALKRLGFGGRLTSQGIREMLFKAFQALGDVEDSQPHLIEQLHNQPMSCNFYQKSVQ; translated from the coding sequence ATGATGTCCTTATCAGATAAAGCGGTACGTTTTGCTAAGCCTGAGAAGAAGCCTTATACGTTGTCTGATGGACAGGGCTTGTCGTTGTTTGTCGCGTGTAATGTTCGACGCAGTTGGCATTTTCGTTTTTCTTGGCAAGGGAAGCAGTATCGGATTTCGTTGGGGGTATTTCCTGAGGTAGGTCTGGCTGAAGCCAGGGCTTTGTGTCGAGATGGAAATGAATTACTTAGGAAAGGGATTGATCCTAGAGCTTATCGTCAGCAATCAAATTCGCCTGCGGCTGATAGTCGGTTGTTTCATGTGTTTGCGAAGTCTTGGTTGGCGTTTAAACTAAAGCGACTGGATGCGGTGTTTTCTCGGGAAAGGAAGCATGGGGGTGGTCAGGTAACGGCAATTCAGATTGAGCGTTCGCTGAAAAGGGATATTTTGCCATTCTTGGGCGATAAGCCGTTAAGAGAAATTTCTCGTGCGGATGTGTGGGCGGTGCAAAAACGTATTGAGGAACGAGGAACCCTTGCTGTAGCTAAGAAAGTACGAACGTGGCTTTATGAGATATTTGGTTATGCGGTGGCATTGGGTGAGTTGGAGTTGAATCCAGTCTGTTATTTAGATGAGTTGGCGTTGCCAGATCGTGCTAAGCGGACGGTAAATCCTTTTTTGTCTATCGCGGAGATACCAGCGTTGTTAGTTCGTCTTGGCCGTTATCGGGGTAATTTGCAAACGCGATTGGCAATTCGGTTGCTATTGTTGACGGGAGTTCGGTTGGCTGATTTGCGTTTTGCTCAGGTGCAGCATTTTTATTTTAAGCAGGCTCTTTGGCATGTGGATGTGTTTAGGGGGTGTAAGGTGTTGGAAAACCCAGAGAGGAGCCGGCTGATTAAACCTGCGTATGTGGTACCTTTGTCTTCTCAAGCATTGGGTATTGTGAGGAAGTTGTGTGAGTGTGCTTTTCCTGGACAACAGTATCTTTTGTGTCATCGCCTCGATCCTGAGCAAACAATCAGTGAGAATACGTTGAATATGGCGTTGAAGCGTTTGGGCTTTGGTGGACGATTAACCAGTCAGGGGATTCGTGAGATGCTTTTTAAGGCATTTCAGGCGTTGGGTGATGTTGAGGATTCTCAGCCTCATCTAATAGAGCAACTGCATAATCAGCCAATGTCATGTAACTTTTACCAGAAGTCAGTTCAATGA